One region of Niallia sp. Man26 genomic DNA includes:
- a CDS encoding ABC transporter permease, protein MKGILWGKFRKFLRRPGSFLITAIICAVFAYLLGSSSFTKVEIPVFAKDTVKAEEIVEELNESDSFQFKLLSEKATLEQIEEGKADLGAALEDDSYTIYQAAETETSMAVHRYLEEYYQNHSKQAQIFSSAQDKKEAERKIAEISENPLLPIKFAKSQEESSYDQSLQALFGFTLFFSIYTVANTVVEILRDKQNGIWDRFILSSTSKTQLYLGHLLFSFLLGYLQIMLIFHIFKFGTGVDFNGNFAVVFGAVIPYLYAIVALAILLTGLVKTVSQFNAFIPLIAVSFAMLGGAYWPLEIVTSDFLLLLSKFVPVTYGMELLKKGVIDGAGPMELLYPVGILLLMGTLMLGIGIRLIERRHI, encoded by the coding sequence ATGAAGGGGATACTTTGGGGGAAATTCAGAAAATTTCTGCGCAGACCTGGGTCGTTTCTCATTACCGCAATTATTTGTGCTGTCTTTGCTTATTTACTCGGCTCCAGCTCATTCACAAAGGTAGAGATACCTGTGTTTGCTAAGGATACTGTAAAAGCAGAGGAAATAGTAGAAGAATTAAATGAAAGTGACAGCTTTCAGTTTAAATTATTATCTGAAAAAGCAACATTGGAACAAATTGAAGAGGGAAAGGCAGATCTTGGGGCAGCGCTGGAGGACGATTCATATACCATTTATCAGGCTGCAGAAACGGAAACTTCAATGGCAGTGCACCGCTATTTAGAAGAATATTATCAAAATCATTCTAAACAAGCACAAATCTTCAGCAGCGCCCAGGATAAAAAGGAAGCGGAGAGAAAAATAGCAGAAATATCGGAAAATCCGCTGCTGCCAATAAAATTTGCCAAATCACAGGAAGAGAGCAGCTATGATCAATCTCTTCAAGCATTATTTGGATTTACCTTATTCTTTAGTATATACACCGTAGCAAATACGGTTGTAGAAATATTGCGTGATAAACAGAACGGCATATGGGACCGATTTATCTTGTCCTCCACAAGCAAAACACAGCTTTATCTCGGCCATCTTCTTTTCAGCTTTCTGTTAGGATATTTACAAATAATGCTTATTTTTCATATATTTAAATTCGGTACAGGTGTTGACTTCAATGGTAATTTTGCCGTAGTGTTCGGTGCTGTTATTCCGTATTTATATGCGATTGTTGCATTAGCCATTCTGCTGACAGGGCTAGTCAAAACAGTAAGTCAGTTTAATGCCTTTATTCCCTTGATTGCAGTGAGCTTTGCGATGCTGGGCGGAGCATACTGGCCACTGGAAATCGTTACATCTGACTTTTTGCTGTTGCTGTCCAAATTTGTGCCTGTCACATATGGGATGGAGCTGTTGAAGAAAGGTGTAATTGACGGTGCAGGACCAATGGAGTTGCTGTATCCTGTCGGCATTCTTTTACTGATGGGAACATTAATGCTGGGAATAGGTATACGGCTTATTGAACGAAGACATATTTAA
- a CDS encoding ABC transporter ATP-binding protein, which translates to MLEVIDLSKQFKHNKVVNSVNLYLEKGETVGLLGPNGAGKSTTISMISSLLAPSGGDVRLHNVSILKTPEKLRKILGVVPQEIALYMELTARENLIFFGKMHKIPKSVLQSRVDEVLDIIGLKDRQKDLVKTFSGGMKRRLNIGVALIHEPEIIIMDEPTVGIDPQSRNHILETVKRLNNEKNITVLYTSHYMEEVEYLCNRLYIMDHGKIIASGLKEEIKNILSAETAINIHVEMIKHPFVEVLRNLPNVQQLSINQSTITIIVPKEIQLLKDIFRLAEEHEVNVLAVNIETPSLEDVFLHLTGRKLRD; encoded by the coding sequence TATCCAAACAGTTTAAACATAACAAAGTGGTCAATTCTGTTAATTTGTATTTGGAAAAGGGAGAGACAGTCGGTCTTCTTGGTCCGAATGGTGCTGGGAAATCAACGACAATTTCGATGATTTCTTCCCTCCTTGCGCCAAGCGGCGGTGATGTTCGGCTGCATAATGTAAGCATATTAAAGACACCGGAAAAGCTGCGCAAAATACTTGGCGTTGTCCCGCAAGAAATCGCCTTGTATATGGAGCTGACGGCAAGAGAAAACCTGATCTTTTTTGGCAAGATGCACAAAATTCCTAAAAGTGTGCTGCAGTCAAGGGTGGACGAAGTGCTGGATATTATTGGATTGAAGGACAGACAGAAGGACCTTGTGAAGACATTTTCCGGAGGAATGAAAAGACGGCTAAATATCGGGGTAGCCCTTATTCATGAGCCGGAAATTATCATAATGGATGAACCGACAGTCGGCATTGACCCTCAATCGAGAAATCACATATTAGAGACAGTAAAGCGATTGAACAATGAAAAGAATATTACGGTCCTTTATACGAGCCATTACATGGAGGAAGTAGAATACCTATGCAATCGGTTGTACATTATGGATCATGGCAAGATTATCGCTTCAGGCTTAAAGGAGGAAATCAAAAATATCCTGTCTGCAGAAACAGCGATTAATATTCATGTCGAAATGATTAAGCATCCCTTTGTGGAGGTGTTAAGGAATCTGCCTAATGTTCAGCAGCTCTCTATTAATCAATCAACTATTACTATAATTGTGCCGAAGGAAATCCAGCTATTGAAAGATATCTTCCGTCTGGCAGAGGAGCACGAGGTGAATGTGCTTGCAGTCAATATTGAAACACCAAGCCTGGAGGATGTGTTTTTGCATTTGACAGGGAGAAAGCTTCGGGATTAG
- a CDS encoding DJ-1/PfpI family protein — translation MKKRTVGILLFNEVEVLDFAGPYEVFSLYAPPEEHDNHYFHVVTISETGELINARNGLKVKPDYSFSNHPQVDIVIVPGGKGAEVHEIHNQNVIAWIKQQSIQAEVMASVCTGALLLAKAGLLDGRSATTHWMDIDRLEGEFPLVKVKRGVKFVDEGDVITSGGIAAGINMSFHLISRLYGKEAAINTAKNMEYEL, via the coding sequence ATGAAGAAGCGAACTGTAGGTATTCTTTTATTTAATGAAGTGGAAGTCCTTGATTTTGCCGGACCATATGAAGTCTTTTCCTTATATGCCCCACCAGAAGAGCATGATAATCATTACTTTCATGTAGTGACCATTTCAGAGACAGGAGAGCTTATTAACGCTCGAAATGGTTTGAAAGTAAAGCCTGATTACAGCTTTTCAAACCATCCCCAGGTTGATATTGTCATTGTGCCAGGTGGAAAAGGTGCTGAAGTCCATGAAATACATAATCAAAATGTCATTGCATGGATAAAGCAGCAATCCATTCAGGCAGAAGTGATGGCCTCTGTATGCACAGGTGCACTGCTGCTGGCTAAAGCAGGCTTACTGGATGGCAGAAGCGCAACAACTCATTGGATGGACATAGACAGGCTGGAGGGAGAGTTTCCACTTGTAAAGGTTAAGCGCGGTGTCAAGTTTGTCGATGAAGGCGACGTCATTACATCAGGAGGGATAGCAGCCGGTATTAATATGTCCTTTCATCTTATTAGCCGGCTTTATGGAAAGGAAGCAGCGATAAATACAGCCAAAAATATGGAGTATGAGTTGTAG
- a CDS encoding ABC transporter permease, with the protein MFWHMVKKEILMIWRRPRELVVLLLMPFILITILGSALGTIMDGGEESGSLHAKLLVVLKDDTVNAQKETVSEIEASTVSPEEKKMQMDTVYAVDPVSTFMHEIKENKELKKLVTMTVVEEENSTSAEESEYTGILTIPSGFTEQFYQKLLYGKEISAEWSFKETDSTSLAATVLKDILVSYQKELSYMNISAELNSEYTPTNSSAVGKLENVTKKKVVDSFSYYAIGMCVMFVFFVASTVAGFAYQQKESYMYQRILLANVSPYTFFFGIFVSTFSLSFIQLHLLFGLSALVYDVVFASFIHYFVVTFLLNILAASFAVFTAALSFRANSNNVPTLFTNMLIPILAFAGGSYFDLSASGGFMETLGEFSPLGAAITAYLKVYQGYSLMDIAGQMEAILLFSGILLLVSVVLLMRKRGALA; encoded by the coding sequence ATGTTCTGGCATATGGTAAAAAAGGAAATTCTGATGATATGGAGAAGACCTAGGGAACTGGTGGTTCTCCTCTTAATGCCTTTTATATTAATTACAATATTAGGAAGTGCACTGGGCACAATCATGGATGGAGGAGAAGAGTCTGGCAGCTTACATGCAAAGCTGTTGGTCGTCCTAAAAGACGATACTGTAAACGCTCAAAAGGAGACAGTATCTGAAATAGAGGCTTCCACTGTAAGTCCGGAAGAGAAAAAGATGCAAATGGATACTGTTTATGCAGTAGATCCTGTTTCAACTTTTATGCATGAGATAAAAGAAAATAAAGAACTAAAGAAACTGGTAACCATGACCGTAGTTGAGGAAGAAAACAGTACTTCAGCAGAGGAAAGTGAGTATACAGGGATTTTGACAATTCCATCGGGCTTTACAGAACAGTTTTATCAGAAATTACTTTATGGCAAAGAAATTTCTGCAGAGTGGAGCTTTAAAGAGACAGACAGCACATCTCTGGCAGCGACTGTGTTAAAAGATATACTGGTGAGCTATCAGAAAGAGCTCTCTTATATGAATATATCTGCCGAATTGAACAGTGAGTATACACCGACAAATAGCTCTGCTGTCGGAAAGCTAGAAAATGTCACGAAGAAAAAAGTAGTGGATTCCTTTTCTTATTATGCGATAGGAATGTGTGTCATGTTTGTCTTTTTTGTAGCTTCTACTGTAGCAGGCTTTGCTTACCAGCAGAAAGAGTCGTATATGTACCAGCGCATCCTTCTGGCAAATGTGTCGCCATATACCTTTTTCTTTGGCATATTTGTATCAACATTTTCCCTTTCCTTTATACAGCTGCATTTATTATTTGGATTATCTGCATTAGTATATGATGTTGTGTTTGCCAGCTTTATTCATTATTTTGTTGTGACATTCTTGTTGAACATACTGGCAGCAAGCTTCGCTGTGTTTACGGCAGCTTTATCATTCCGAGCAAATTCCAACAATGTGCCTACATTGTTTACTAATATGCTGATTCCTATCCTTGCCTTTGCTGGCGGAAGTTATTTTGATTTGAGTGCTAGTGGGGGATTCATGGAGACACTTGGTGAGTTTTCTCCATTAGGGGCTGCAATTACAGCCTATTTAAAAGTATATCAAGGCTACAGCCTGATGGATATAGCTGGGCAAATGGAAGCGATTCTCCTCTTTAGCGGTATCTTACTGCTTGTTTCAGTTGTGTTATTGATGAGGAAAAGAGGTGCTTTAGCATGA